The Sphingomonas sinipercae genome contains a region encoding:
- a CDS encoding flavohemoglobin expression-modulating QEGLA motif protein, translated as MNQAHRNIAEAKAGPEFGPGGALRAQVGEHGRVHLDRWLPFILLHRGDEPADGLARRVAIESPAYLVWSPEDDAAAMDVLDQIGAAAAEAAGGRLLVITLDDHQVEHVGEGTQDLPMFMAEVGAGDQGDVGRAAGALERALHEIEIDLRKCKVSRVPFAPLLPASFDRLLNGIEGVQRLSLRIPQIHRSSDGREFPAIRHELSTRIGDALLRTGCAFLDDGRGHAPAHYRALGRSAYLAAARKADRQLDRIARSFDFLLSVSPIDTAKALDRFIAEGEQKPPRFHYRPLTVDPDIAKRDLYAIDFRQLEDPLLEQLLGEKRHELDSQLTMLATRNTPAFHAASVFQYGTVARELLDDAHAILAAETRRRPAGDAVGAMELAHAIDELSARYRQVDPSFAPDIQVRDDVAGLMVSGPKIFIGSDSVVPAQRVNALLAHEVSIHLLTHFNGAAQGLTIFRTGLAGYEGIQEGLGVFAEWATGGLTSARLRLLAARVVAVDALQQGAGFIEVYRLLNRDHGFSRRGAFGIAARIFRSGGFAKDAIYLRGFRAVLALVAAGKPLAPFWLGKIAEAHVPAIEELLQRGLVQPPRFTPLFLEDDDSSSRIAKLRKAKSFAEMISGE; from the coding sequence GTGAACCAGGCGCACCGCAACATCGCCGAAGCCAAGGCCGGGCCCGAGTTCGGCCCTGGCGGCGCGCTTCGGGCCCAGGTCGGCGAACACGGCCGGGTCCATCTCGATCGCTGGCTGCCGTTCATCCTGCTTCACCGGGGTGATGAACCGGCGGACGGACTTGCCCGGCGAGTCGCGATCGAAAGCCCGGCCTACCTGGTGTGGTCGCCCGAAGACGACGCCGCCGCGATGGATGTGCTTGATCAAATCGGCGCGGCTGCCGCCGAAGCTGCCGGCGGACGACTGCTCGTCATTACCCTCGACGACCATCAGGTCGAACATGTCGGCGAGGGCACGCAGGACTTGCCCATGTTTATGGCCGAGGTCGGGGCCGGCGATCAGGGCGACGTCGGCCGCGCGGCGGGAGCGCTGGAACGCGCCCTTCACGAGATCGAAATCGACCTGCGCAAGTGCAAGGTGTCGCGCGTGCCGTTTGCGCCATTGTTGCCGGCGTCGTTCGACCGGTTGCTCAACGGCATCGAGGGCGTCCAGCGATTGTCGCTGCGAATCCCGCAAATTCACCGCTCCTCCGACGGCCGCGAGTTCCCCGCGATCCGGCACGAACTGTCGACCCGGATCGGCGATGCGCTGTTGCGGACCGGCTGCGCCTTCCTCGACGACGGCCGGGGCCATGCACCGGCGCATTACCGTGCGCTCGGGCGAAGCGCTTACCTTGCCGCCGCCCGCAAGGCGGACCGCCAACTCGACCGGATCGCGCGCAGCTTCGATTTCCTGCTGTCGGTATCGCCGATCGACACAGCCAAGGCGCTCGACCGCTTCATTGCCGAAGGCGAGCAGAAGCCGCCGCGCTTCCATTACCGCCCGCTGACCGTCGATCCGGACATCGCCAAGCGTGACCTTTACGCGATCGATTTCCGCCAGCTCGAAGATCCGCTGCTGGAGCAATTGCTGGGCGAAAAGCGGCACGAGCTGGATTCGCAACTGACCATGCTGGCGACCCGCAACACGCCCGCGTTCCACGCCGCGTCGGTCTTCCAATATGGCACCGTCGCCCGCGAACTGCTGGACGATGCCCACGCCATCCTTGCTGCGGAAACGCGGCGGCGCCCCGCCGGCGATGCGGTCGGCGCAATGGAGCTGGCACACGCTATCGACGAGCTTTCAGCGCGCTATCGCCAGGTCGATCCGTCCTTCGCCCCCGATATCCAGGTTCGGGACGATGTCGCCGGGCTGATGGTGTCGGGGCCCAAGATTTTCATCGGCTCCGACAGCGTCGTCCCGGCCCAACGCGTCAACGCCCTGCTCGCGCACGAGGTCAGCATCCACTTGCTCACCCATTTCAACGGGGCGGCGCAGGGCCTGACCATCTTCCGCACCGGCCTTGCCGGCTACGAAGGCATCCAGGAAGGGCTGGGCGTGTTCGCCGAATGGGCGACGGGCGGCCTGACCAGCGCCCGATTGCGCCTGCTTGCGGCCCGGGTCGTCGCGGTCGACGCGTTGCAGCAGGGCGCGGGCTTCATCGAAGTGTACCGGCTGCTGAATCGCGATCACGGTTTTTCCCGCCGCGGCGCGTTCGGCATCGCCGCCCGCATTTTCCGGTCGGGCGGGTTTGCCAAGGATGCGATTTACCTGCGGGGGTTCCGCGCCGTTCTGGCGCTGGTCGCCGCCGGCAAGCCGCTGGCGCCGTTCTGGCTGGGCAAGATCGCCGAGGCGCACGTGCCGGCGATCGAGGAACTGCTTCAGCGCGGGCTCGTTCAGCCGCCGCGGTTCACGCCGCTTTTTCTCGAAGACGACGACAGCTCCAGCCGCATCGCCAAGCTGCGAAAAGCGAAAAGCTTCGCTGAGATGATTTCAGGAGAATGA